One Tunturibacter gelidoferens genomic region harbors:
- a CDS encoding methyltransferase domain-containing protein has translation MEFLMGVSIFSRAANKARIVLQGRVSCFKLAVLLVKGKKGLEIGGPSAVFRDKYSPLPIYGELDSLDNCDIARSTTWGTHSDSYIFAPHKHAGKNIFCDGSDLSVVSNESYDFVLSSHNLEHFANPVKALKEWQRVTRPGGSLILVLPNYTLTFDHRRQPTPVSHMIEDFDRNTQEDDLTHLPEILRAHDLGMDLPAGTPEEFRARSLNNFSNRCLHHHVFDEANSQELLTQVGMEVLAVDLALPHHIFLLARRP, from the coding sequence ATGGAGTTTTTGATGGGCGTTTCTATATTTAGTCGTGCTGCAAATAAGGCTCGGATAGTGCTTCAAGGTCGCGTTTCCTGTTTCAAATTGGCCGTTTTGCTCGTTAAAGGAAAGAAAGGCCTAGAGATCGGAGGCCCGAGTGCAGTATTTCGTGACAAGTACAGTCCGCTGCCAATTTATGGGGAGTTGGATTCTCTGGATAATTGCGACATTGCGCGCTCAACAACTTGGGGGACTCATTCCGATAGCTACATATTTGCCCCGCACAAACATGCAGGCAAGAACATATTCTGCGATGGCTCGGATCTGTCCGTTGTGTCTAATGAGAGTTATGATTTTGTCTTGTCCTCTCACAATCTTGAGCATTTCGCAAATCCGGTTAAGGCCTTGAAAGAGTGGCAACGGGTCACTCGACCGGGTGGCTCACTGATTTTAGTTCTTCCAAATTACACCTTGACCTTTGACCATCGGCGACAGCCAACACCGGTAAGTCACATGATTGAAGATTTCGATCGCAACACTCAAGAGGACGACCTCACCCACTTACCCGAGATTTTACGGGCACACGATCTAGGTATGGACTTGCCCGCTGGTACGCCAGAGGAATTTCGGGCGCGTTCGCTGAACAACTTTAGCAACCGCTGTCTCCATCATCACGTGTTCGACGAAGCCAACAGTCAAGAACTGCTCACCCAGGTAGGAATGGAAGTGCTTGCAGTTGATCTCGCACTTCCCCACCACATCTTCTTGTTGGCACGGCGACCGTGA
- a CDS encoding carboxypeptidase-like regulatory domain-containing protein, whose amino-acid sequence MRNTGPFLLTTLLCAMFSTYARAQTLPLQSDLAPFSYPINSTPPGTTRQVATLSPAHDELPDAPEQQSANFILSDQQSAGSITGTVVDPSGAQVEGALVSIQFIDSRPQRAIATDSTGSFNFTDVNPGTFKIAVVSTGFANWVSSALVLQKGQLYELPTIMLQLSSATTNVDVNFTRHDIAEEQVSLEEKQRVLGVFPNFYVSYTWDAVPLSSGQKFRLAWRTAYDPVSIAIPAIIAGVEQSQNTFSGYGQGTAGYFRRFGASYGDGFIGNMIGNAILPSVFHQDPRYFYKGTGTIRSRALYAMSTAFICKGDNGHWQPNYSFILGNFASAGLSNLYYPASDRNGAGLTIRNALIDTASGAASSLIQEFLIKKISRGVPKNPIP is encoded by the coding sequence ATGCGTAATACGGGCCCCTTTCTCCTGACCACCCTGCTGTGCGCGATGTTCAGTACGTATGCCCGTGCGCAGACGCTTCCCCTCCAATCCGACCTCGCGCCATTCTCGTATCCGATCAACTCGACCCCACCAGGCACAACCCGTCAGGTCGCCACACTCAGCCCCGCTCACGACGAACTACCAGACGCACCCGAACAGCAATCTGCAAACTTCATCCTATCCGACCAGCAATCCGCCGGCAGCATCACAGGAACCGTAGTAGACCCCAGCGGAGCCCAGGTTGAAGGCGCTCTCGTCTCGATCCAGTTCATCGACTCGAGACCCCAGCGCGCGATCGCGACAGACTCAACCGGCTCCTTCAACTTCACCGACGTCAACCCCGGCACCTTCAAGATAGCGGTCGTCTCAACCGGCTTTGCGAATTGGGTCTCCTCCGCCCTTGTCCTCCAAAAAGGCCAGCTCTACGAGCTGCCGACGATCATGCTGCAACTCTCCTCCGCCACGACAAACGTCGACGTCAACTTCACACGCCACGACATAGCCGAGGAGCAGGTATCGCTCGAAGAAAAACAGCGCGTCCTCGGCGTCTTCCCCAACTTCTACGTCTCGTACACCTGGGATGCAGTCCCTCTCAGCTCCGGCCAGAAGTTCCGCCTGGCCTGGAGGACTGCCTACGATCCCGTATCCATCGCAATCCCTGCAATCATCGCTGGCGTTGAGCAGTCCCAGAACACCTTCAGCGGCTACGGCCAGGGCACAGCAGGCTACTTCAGACGCTTCGGGGCCTCCTACGGCGACGGCTTCATCGGCAACATGATCGGCAACGCAATCCTTCCGTCGGTCTTCCACCAAGACCCGCGCTACTTCTACAAGGGCACCGGAACCATTCGCTCCCGCGCGCTCTACGCCATGTCCACTGCCTTCATCTGCAAAGGCGACAATGGCCACTGGCAGCCAAACTACTCCTTCATCCTGGGCAACTTCGCCTCTGCTGGCCTTTCGAACCTTTATTACCCAGCCAGCGATCGCAACGGTGCAGGACTCACGATCAGGAACGCGCTCATCGACACGGCCTCAGGCGCGGCCTCCTCTCTCATCCAGGAGTTCCTGATCAAAAAAATCTCGCGCGGAGTCCCAAAAAACCCCATCCCCTGA
- a CDS encoding NAD-dependent epimerase/dehydratase family protein yields MNVIIFGATGMVGQGALRECLLDPDVKQVLTIGRTPTGQHDPKLRELVHSDLFDYSTIEADLTGFDACFFCLGVTSSGMSEAQYARVTHDLTLAAATTLAKLNPSMTFIYVSGSGTDGTERGSTMWARVKGRTENDLLKLPFKAAFMFRIGFVQPLHGIVSKTKLYRVFYSVLKPILPVMKSIFPKQIGTTEQVGRAMLLVAKQGFPRSVLESKDINTLGTTL; encoded by the coding sequence ATGAACGTAATTATCTTCGGCGCAACGGGCATGGTCGGTCAGGGCGCTCTCCGCGAGTGTCTCCTCGACCCCGACGTAAAGCAGGTCCTCACCATCGGACGCACGCCCACCGGCCAGCATGACCCCAAGCTCCGGGAACTCGTTCATAGCGATCTCTTCGATTACTCCACCATCGAAGCCGACCTCACCGGCTTCGACGCCTGTTTCTTCTGCCTGGGCGTCACATCCTCGGGCATGTCCGAGGCCCAATACGCCCGCGTCACGCACGACCTCACCCTCGCCGCTGCAACAACTCTTGCAAAGCTCAACCCCTCCATGACCTTCATCTACGTCTCAGGATCGGGAACCGACGGCACCGAGCGCGGTTCCACCATGTGGGCCCGCGTCAAAGGCAGAACCGAAAACGACCTCCTCAAGCTCCCCTTCAAAGCCGCATTCATGTTCCGCATCGGATTCGTTCAACCACTTCATGGCATCGTCTCCAAGACGAAGTTGTACCGCGTCTTTTACTCCGTCCTGAAACCGATCCTCCCCGTCATGAAAAGCATATTTCCCAAACAGATCGGCACCACGGAGCAGGTCGGCCGCGCCATGCTTCTGGTGGCCAAACAAGGCTTCCCTCGATCCGTCCTTGAATCCAAAGACATTAACACCCTCGGAACCACCCTCTGA